The DNA segment AAGAGAATGCCTCTTCACTCCAGGATCCTCCTTGCCGTCGCTTGCGGCGGGAGACGTCGTCCGTTTCCACCGCGTCCGGAGCGAACTCGGGGCGAGGGAAACGCGTCCGGAGCCTCGCTCGAAGATCATGATGGAGCCCATAGGACCATCTGGTTCGGTCCAGTCCGATGCGGCGCGAGGGTGACGAGGTTGATGGTGACCGTATCGGGATCGCTGTCGCTGGTGCCGTCGTTCACCACGAGCTGGACCACGTGGCGGCCGGGCAGGTCCGGTACGAAGGAGGGCGTCGCCGTGTTGGCGCCCGTGAGGGCTGCAGTACTCCGCGCCCTTGGGGCCGTTGCGCGCCGGCGGCGGACGTTCTGCGGACGCTCCATCAGAACTGCACCCCCAGGGAGATCCTGTGGGTACGGTCCAGCACCGGCGGCTGCTCGTAGGCGTACTGGATGTCGTAGGGGTCGAAGGTGAGGCCGAGCCCCGCGGTGAAGGTGACCCCCTCCGCGGAGCGGAGCCCTGCCCGCAGGGCGACGAACTCGCTTACGGGGTACTCGGCCCCCAGTCGGACGGGCCCGGGCAGGTCCTTGTCCAAGGCCAGCACCAAGTTCCCGAGCCGGTAGGCGCCGCCCAGGACCAGGACGGGGTCGAAGGCATCGGTGCTCCCGGTGGAGTAGCTCACCTGGCCGAGCGCGTTGCGGGCGGTGAGCCCGGCCCGGTAGGGGGCTCCGTCGGGACCCCAGAGAAGCCCCAAGTCCAGGGTGAACCCGGAGCCCGAGACGGTCTCGATGCTCTGGCGATAGTACTTGACGGTCATCCCCAGGTCCACGGGTCCCACCGTCCGGGCGTAGGAGCCCAGGAAGAGCTGCTCGCCCACGCCGAACGTGGAGCCGCTCTCGGCGCCGAACTCGTCTGTGTAGGGGATATTCCCCACCGCGTAGGTGAGGAAGGCTCCGCCGAGGCCCCGCTGGGCGTAGCCGACGGCGAAGGTGCCGAAGAGGCCTCCGTACTGGCTGGCGTAGAGGGAGGTCACCTCGTGGCCTTCCAGGTGGGTGAGGCCTGCGGGGTTGTAGTGGAGGGCGTTGGCGTCGTCGGCGAGGGCGGTGAAGGCGCCGGCCATGCCCAGGGGGCGGGCGCCGAGCCCGAAGGCGGTCAGAGGCGCGGTGCCGGTGGGATCCTGGGCAGCGGCCGAGGGGGCTACTGGGGAAATCCCAAGCGCAAGCGCGAACACCCAGGCGATCAGCGTTGCCGTGAGCGAATGGCGGAGGAACCTCACCGTTGCACCACCAACCTTCCAATCGAGCTGCGCGTCCCATCCTGTCCGACCAGCCGGTAGAGGTAGAGCCCGCTTGCCAGAGGAGCACCGCTCGAGCTGACCAGGTTCCACGTCCGTTGGGTGTCCCCGGCATGCACCTGGGCCGACCAGACCAGCCGCCCGGCGACGTCGTGCACGTACAGCGTCCCGGAGGTGGCGCCTTCGAAGTAGAAGGTGACCGAGCCCGAGGCCGGGTTGGGACCGTGGGTGATCGCGCCGGCGCGGGCCACGGGGGGCGAGTTCGGGAAGATGACCTGGACGGGAGCGTTTCGTCCTGTGGTCGTCCCATCGCCCAACTGGCCCGAGAGGTTGGCGCCCCACGCCCAGACGCTTCCGTCGCCCTTCCTGGCGAGGGCGTGGAAGCCCCCAGCTGCGATCTCCTCGACACCGGAGAGGCCGTTTACCTGGACGGGGGTCAGGCGCTGGGTGCTAGACCCGTCTCCCAACTGCCCGAACGCGTTGTCGCCCCAGGCCCAAAGGGTCCCATCGTTCTTGAGCGCCATCCCATATCCGCCCCCGGCGGAGATGGACGTGATGCCGGTCAAGCCGCTCACCTGGACGGGGGTCCACCGGTCGGTGGTCGTCCCGTCGCCCAGGTGGCCGAAGGTGTTGACCCCCCACGCCCGGACGGTGCCGTCAGAGATCAGGGCGAGGCTGTGTGCGCCCCCGGCGGCAATGGCCGCTACACCCGTCAGGAAGCCCGTCCCGCCTGTGCCCTTCACCTGCACCGGGGTCGTCGCCGGGGCTTTCGTTCCATCGCCCAGTTGACCGGAGCCATTGTCTCCCCAGGCCCAGACGGTCCCGTCACCCTTGAGCGCCAGGCTGAAGTAACCTCCGGCGGCGATGGCGACGGCATCGCTCAGGCCGCTCACCTGCACGGGCGAGAGGCGGCCGGTGATGGAACCGTCGCCAAGCTGGCCGTAGCGGTTGTCTCCCCAGGCCCAGACGGTCCCGTCGCTCCTGAGCGCCACGCTGTGGTAGGCTCCGGCGGCGATGGCGATGACGCCGCTCAGGCTGCTCACCGGAGCAGGCGTCGGGCGGTGGAGGGTCGACCCGTCGCCCAGTTGCCCGTAGTCGTTGTGGCCCCATGCGTACACGCTTCCGTCGCTCCTGAGCGCCATGCTATGGTAGTCCCCGCCCGCGATGGCGGCGACGTCGCTCAGGCTACTCACCTGCGCGGGGGTCGGCCGATCGGTGGTCGATCCGTCCCCCAGTTGGCCGAACTCGTTGTCTCCCCACGTCCAAAGGACAGATCCGTCCCGCAGCATGAGGCTGTGGAAAAGCCCGGCGTCGAGTACGGAGCCGGCCATCGCGTGGGATGGGAGGTTCAAGAGCGCGATCAGGACCACCCCGGTGAACCAGAGAGAGTGCCTCTTCACCCCAGGATCCTCCTTGTTGTTGCTCACGCCAAGAGAAGCCGTCCGCTGGCACCGCGTCCACGGCGACGCGGCCGCGTTCGAGCGTCATCATAGGCCAGGGAGGGTGAAGGAGGGTCTCAATCCTGTCTCAACTTTCCACGACCCGGGGACGCCAGGGAGGCGAAGAGCCCGACAAGGGCGGGGGCGCGCCGCAGGCACGTGTCACCGTAGGATCACCACGCGGCCTTCGGCTACCATGCCCCCTCCGCAGCATGGGGATGGCACGGGATCTGGAGCGGCTCCTCCCTGCGTGCCGGTTTGGAGCCGTTCCGGGGCCACAGCAGGCGCTTCTGGTGCGCTGAACCGCCTTCGAATTCGCGAGGGCGCAGGAATCCCGGAAGGGGGATCCTCCGCCCATTCCCGTTTGCCGGGTCGGGGGATCGCCGAAGGAGGGAAGGAAGACCGCCCCCGCCGTGGTTATACTGCCCAGAGGAAACCTTGGAGGGTCGTGCCATGACCGAAGGGCAGGAAACACGGAAGACCCGGCAGCCCAACCGCCTCGTGCACGAGCAGAGCCCCTACCTGCTCCAGCACGCGTACAACCCCGTGGACTGGTACCCCTGGGGTGACGAGGCCCTGGCCAGGGCCCGGGCCGAGGACCGGCCCATCCTGCTCAGCATCGGGTACTCGGCCTGCCACTGGTGCCACGTGATGGAGCGGGAGTGCTTCGAGGACCCGGAGATCGCCGGCCTCATGAACCGGAACCTGGTCTGCGTGAAGGTGGACCGGGAGGAGCGGCCGGACCTGGACCACGTCTACCAGCAGGCCGCGCAGCTCCTGGGCGCTCAGGGCGGCTGGCCGCTCACCGTCTTCCTCACGCCTCAATGCGTGCCCTTCTACGCCGGCACCTACTTCCCCCCCGCGGAGCGCTTCGGGATGCCCGCCTTCCCCCGAGTGGTGGAGACGGTCTGCCGCATCTACCGGGAGGACCGGGCCAGGGTGGAGCAGGTGGTGGGGCAGGTGCAGGCAGGCCTCCGCATGCTGCAGGACCCCGTCCGGGCGGCCCTGGCGGGGCGAGGGGACGGGGTCCGGCCTCCCGGGCCGGGCAGCGCCCGCGCCCTTGTCGAGCATGCCCTCCGCTGGCTCGACGAGCACGCGGACCGGCAGGAGGGGGGCTTCGGCAGCCAGCCCAAGTTCCCCAACGTGCCGCTGATCCGCCTCTTCCTGGCCGAGGCCCGCTACGGGCAAGAGGGACGGGAGGACCCCCACGTGCGCCACGCCCTCTTGACCCTGGACAAGATCCTGGCCGGAGGCATCCACGACCAGCTGGGCGGGGCCTTCCACCGGTACTCCACGGACCGCCGCTGGCGGGTGCCCCACTTCGAGAAGATGCTCTACGACAACGCCCAGATCCCCCTGGCGCTCCTGGAGGCCTACCAGCTGACGGGCGAGGATCGTTACCGGACCGGTGCCGAGCGGGCCCTGGAGTACCTGCTGCAGGAGATGCGCCACCCCGAAGGCGGCTTCTACACGAGCCAGGACGCGGACGCCGGCGGCGTGGAGGGGGGAACCTTCCTCTGGACGCCCGGCGAGATTCGGGCCGTGCTGGACCCTGACCAGGCCCGCCTGGCCGAGGCCTGCTTCGGGGTGACCTCCCGCGGGGACCTGGAGGGGCGGAGCGTCCTCCACCGGGCGCTGGAACCGGAGGAAGCGGCCCGGCGCTTCGGGCTCCCTGCCGAGGAGGTGGCGCGCCGGCTGGAGGAGGCCCGCCGGCGGCTCCTGGAAGCCCGGGGGAAACGGGTCCAGCCGGAGCGCGACGATAAGGTGCTGGCGGGCTGGAACGGGCTCGCCATCGTCACCTTCGCCCGGGCAGGGGCGGTGCTGGGTGAGGTGCGCTTCGTGGAGGCGGCCCGGCAGGCCCTCGACTTCGTGCTCCGGCACCTGGTGCGGCCCGACGGAGGCCTCCTGCGCAGCTACCGGACACATGCCGCGCCGATTCCGGGTCACCTGGAGGACCACGCCTACCTGGCCTGGGGCTGCCTGGAGCTCTACCAGGCCACCTTCGAGCCGGCCTGCCTTCAGGCGGTGCGAGCGCTGGCGGAGGCCATGGTCGATCGGTTCTGGGACGCCGAGGGCGGAGGCTTCTTCCTCTCCCCGCCGCCCGAGGGGAACGGATCGGGCGATGCGCTGGTCTTCCGGCCGAAGGAGGCGACGGACCAGTCCCTCCCCGCGCCCGCGGCCGCGGCGGGGTGGGCCCTCTTGGCCCTCCACTCGCTCATGGGCGAGGACCGCTGGCGGGAGCTCGCGGGACGGCTGCTCCAGCTCTACCGCCCGCAGATGGCGGAGAACCCATGGGGAAGCGGCAGTCTCCTGCTCCTCCTGGAGGTGTACGAGAGCGGATGGCACGAGGTGACTGTGGCCGCGCCTCCCGGGGCCGGAGCCGGCACCCTGCGGCCCTGGCTGGAGGCGGTGCACGGCCCCTTCGCACCGGATCGGCTGGCCGCGGGAACGGCGCCCCTGCGGCCGATCTTTGGCAGTACGCCCGCCGCGCTCCCCGCCTCCTGGAGCAAGCCCCTGCCCGAGCCGCTGCCGGTCTTGGAGGGTAAGGCGCCGGAGCGGGGCCGGGTCCGGGGGTTCCTCTGCCGCCGCTTCACGTGCACCCCGCCCCTGGCCAGCCCGGAGGAGCTGAGGCAGCGGCTCGCGGGCACGGCCTAGGACTTTCCATCGGGGCGTCTGCAGGGTAGAATAGCCTCTTGGGAGGTGCACCCACCTTGAGTACCCACGAGGATGCCACGGTGCGCATCGAGATCGAGTACTGCACCCAGTGAGGGTACCTGGGCCGAGCCGCCAGTTTGGCGGAAGAGATCCTGGGTCGCTGGAAGAATCGCATTGAAGGCCTCACCCTCCGCCCGTCCCGAGGGGGGCGCTTCGAAGTGTCGGTGAACGGCAAGTCGATCTTCTCCAAGGCTGAGCTGGGGCGGCATGCCGAGGCCGGCGAGGTGGCGGGCCGGTTGGAAGAGCTGATCGGCGCGTCCGAGGGCCATTGACGCGGGTGCCCGCGGGTGGCCCGGAATCCGCTGGCCCGCTCGCGGGATGGAGCCCGCGCATCAGCGCCCGCCAACCGAAAGGAGCGACCTCGCATGCCCGTGAGCGTGCCGTCCAACATCTTTCGCGAGTACGACATCCGGGGTTTGGTGGAGAGCGAGCTGACGCCCCCGGTGATGGAGGTTCTGGGGCGGGCGGCCGCGCGCCGGTTCCGGAGGGAGGGCCAGGAACGGGTGGTGGTAGGGCGCGACAACCGCCTCAGCTCCGACTCCCTGCGAGACGCGCTGGTCCGGGGCCTCGTGTCCGAAGGGATGCGGGTGGCGGACCTGGGCGTGGTCACCACGCCGCTCTTCTACTTCGCCCGGGTGCACTACGGGTTCGACGCGGGCCTGATGATCACCGCCAGCCACAACCCGCCCACCTACAACGGCCTCAAGGTGGCGCTGGGTTTCGCCACCCTCTACGGCGAGCAGATCCAGGAGCTGGGCCGCATGGCCCGCCAGGCGGCGGCCGAGGAGCCGCCACTGGGTGCGGTCGTCTCCGGGGAGGGCCGGGTGGAACACCTGGACCCCTCCGGTGAGTACCTGCGGATCCTCCAGGAGAAGCTCCGCCTCGCCCGGCCGCTGAAGGTGGCCGTGGACTGCGGCAACGGCACCGCGAGCCTCTTCGCGGTGGATTTCCTCACGCGGTTGGGATGTGAGGTCGTGCCGCTCTACTGCGAGTCCGACGGCCGCTTCCCGCACCACCAGCCGGACCCCGTGGAGCGGGAGAACCTGCACGACCTGAGCGAGGTGGTCCGGGCCGAGCGGTGCGACGTGGGTCTGGGCTTCGACGGCGACGGGGACCGGCTGGGCGTGGTGGACGACCAGGGCGAGGTCATGTGGGGCGACGAGATGATGATCCTCTACTGGCGCGAGATCCTCCCCGGGCACCCCGGCGCCACGGCCATCATCGAGGTGAAGTGCTCCCAGGCCCTGGTGGAGGAGGTGGAGCGGCTGGGGGGGCGCCCCCTCTTCTACAAGACCGGGCATTCGCTCATCAAGGCGAAGATGCGGGAGCTGGGCGCCGTCTTCACCGGCGAGATGTCGGGCCACATGTTCTTCGCCGACGAGTACTACGGCTTCGACGACGCCTTCTACGCGGCCGGCCGGTTCCTCCGCATCCTGGCCGCGGATCCCCGCCCCCTCTCGGAGATCCGCCGGACCGTGCCCCGCTACCCCGGCACCGCCGAGACCCGGGTGCCCTGCACCTCCGACGAGGCCAAGTTCCGGGTGGTCCAGGCCTTGCGGGAGCGGTTCGAGAAGGAGTACCGGGTGATCGACGTGGACGGGGCCCGGGTGCTCTTCCCCGATGGGTGGGGGCTGGCGCGGGCCTCCAACACCCAGCCGGTGATCGTGGCCCGCTGCGAGGGGAGAACCGAGGGGGCCCTGGCCCGCATCGAAAGGGTGATGAAGGAGGCGCTCACCGCGTTCCCCGAGGTGGGCGACTTCCAGTGGGCGCACTGATCGCCCATCCCTGATTGCTCCTACGCGTCCTCGGGAAAGAGGGCCAGGATCCGGCGGCGATCCACCAGCAGGCCTCCCCGGTGCCGCCCCAGCACCAGGCCCCGCGTCTCGAGCCGCCCGAGGGCTCGGTTGACGGACTCGCGAGTGGTCGCTACCATGCTGGCCAGCTCGTCCTGCGTCACCCGTAGCCGCTGGGGGGTGCCGGGAGGGGTGGAGGTGGGGACTGGCTCTTGCAGGGCCAGCCGTCGCAGCACGCGCAGGAGCCGCTCGGGCACCGGCCCGGCCGCGGCCTCTTCGAGCTGATGGTCCGCCTCCCGCAGCCGGCGGGCCAGGATCTGGATCAGGTTCAGCGACAGCTCCGGGTCGGTGCGGAGGAGCTCCAGGAATGCCTTCCGTCGCAGGCGCCAGAGCCGGGTGGCCTCCACGGCCTGCACGGTGGCGGATCGTTCGAGCCCGTCGAGGAGGGCCATCTCCCCCAGCACGTCTCCGGCGGCCAGGTGGGCCAGGGTGCGATCTCGCCCGTCGGGTGACGTGCGGAAGACCCGGAGGCGGCCGCTTTCCACCAGGTAGAGAGCGTCGCCGGGGTCCGACTGGAAGAAGACGAAGGCGCCCGCCTCCAAGCCCACCGGCTCCAGGTGGGCCGCGAGGGCGCGCCGGGTCGGATCCGGCAGGGCCTTCAGCAGGGAGGAGCGCACGAGCAGAGCGCACA comes from the Limnochorda pilosa genome and includes:
- a CDS encoding PorV/PorQ family protein yields the protein MRFLRHSLTATLIAWVFALALGISPVAPSAAAQDPTGTAPLTAFGLGARPLGMAGAFTALADDANALHYNPAGLTHLEGHEVTSLYASQYGGLFGTFAVGYAQRGLGGAFLTYAVGNIPYTDEFGAESGSTFGVGEQLFLGSYARTVGPVDLGMTVKYYRQSIETVSGSGFTLDLGLLWGPDGAPYRAGLTARNALGQVSYSTGSTDAFDPVLVLGGAYRLGNLVLALDKDLPGPVRLGAEYPVSEFVALRAGLRSAEGVTFTAGLGLTFDPYDIQYAYEQPPVLDRTHRISLGVQF
- a CDS encoding RCC1 domain-containing protein — translated: MKRHSLWFTGVVLIALLNLPSHAMAGSVLDAGLFHSLMLRDGSVLWTWGDNEFGQLGDGSTTDRPTPAQVSSLSDVAAIAGGDYHSMALRSDGSVYAWGHNDYGQLGDGSTLHRPTPAPVSSLSGVIAIAAGAYHSVALRSDGTVWAWGDNRYGQLGDGSITGRLSPVQVSGLSDAVAIAAGGYFSLALKGDGTVWAWGDNGSGQLGDGTKAPATTPVQVKGTGGTGFLTGVAAIAAGGAHSLALISDGTVRAWGVNTFGHLGDGTTTDRWTPVQVSGLTGITSISAGGGYGMALKNDGTLWAWGDNAFGQLGDGSSTQRLTPVQVNGLSGVEEIAAGGFHALARKGDGSVWAWGANLSGQLGDGTTTGRNAPVQVIFPNSPPVARAGAITHGPNPASGSVTFYFEGATSGTLYVHDVAGRLVWSAQVHAGDTQRTWNLVSSSGAPLASGLYLYRLVGQDGTRSSIGRLVVQR
- a CDS encoding thioredoxin domain-containing protein, whose product is MTEGQETRKTRQPNRLVHEQSPYLLQHAYNPVDWYPWGDEALARARAEDRPILLSIGYSACHWCHVMERECFEDPEIAGLMNRNLVCVKVDREERPDLDHVYQQAAQLLGAQGGWPLTVFLTPQCVPFYAGTYFPPAERFGMPAFPRVVETVCRIYREDRARVEQVVGQVQAGLRMLQDPVRAALAGRGDGVRPPGPGSARALVEHALRWLDEHADRQEGGFGSQPKFPNVPLIRLFLAEARYGQEGREDPHVRHALLTLDKILAGGIHDQLGGAFHRYSTDRRWRVPHFEKMLYDNAQIPLALLEAYQLTGEDRYRTGAERALEYLLQEMRHPEGGFYTSQDADAGGVEGGTFLWTPGEIRAVLDPDQARLAEACFGVTSRGDLEGRSVLHRALEPEEAARRFGLPAEEVARRLEEARRRLLEARGKRVQPERDDKVLAGWNGLAIVTFARAGAVLGEVRFVEAARQALDFVLRHLVRPDGGLLRSYRTHAAPIPGHLEDHAYLAWGCLELYQATFEPACLQAVRALAEAMVDRFWDAEGGGFFLSPPPEGNGSGDALVFRPKEATDQSLPAPAAAAGWALLALHSLMGEDRWRELAGRLLQLYRPQMAENPWGSGSLLLLLEVYESGWHEVTVAAPPGAGAGTLRPWLEAVHGPFAPDRLAAGTAPLRPIFGSTPAALPASWSKPLPEPLPVLEGKAPERGRVRGFLCRRFTCTPPLASPEELRQRLAGTA
- a CDS encoding SelT/SelW/SelH family protein, with product MGRAASLAEEILGRWKNRIEGLTLRPSRGGRFEVSVNGKSIFSKAELGRHAEAGEVAGRLEELIGASEGH
- a CDS encoding phosphomannomutase/phosphoglucomutase, whose translation is MSVPSNIFREYDIRGLVESELTPPVMEVLGRAAARRFRREGQERVVVGRDNRLSSDSLRDALVRGLVSEGMRVADLGVVTTPLFYFARVHYGFDAGLMITASHNPPTYNGLKVALGFATLYGEQIQELGRMARQAAAEEPPLGAVVSGEGRVEHLDPSGEYLRILQEKLRLARPLKVAVDCGNGTASLFAVDFLTRLGCEVVPLYCESDGRFPHHQPDPVERENLHDLSEVVRAERCDVGLGFDGDGDRLGVVDDQGEVMWGDEMMILYWREILPGHPGATAIIEVKCSQALVEEVERLGGRPLFYKTGHSLIKAKMRELGAVFTGEMSGHMFFADEYYGFDDAFYAAGRFLRILAADPRPLSEIRRTVPRYPGTAETRVPCTSDEAKFRVVQALRERFEKEYRVIDVDGARVLFPDGWGLARASNTQPVIVARCEGRTEGALARIERVMKEALTAFPEVGDFQWAH
- a CDS encoding Crp/Fnr family transcriptional regulator; the encoded protein is MRDPDELCALLVRSSLLKALPDPTRRALAAHLEPVGLEAGAFVFFQSDPGDALYLVESGRLRVFRTSPDGRDRTLAHLAAGDVLGEMALLDGLERSATVQAVEATRLWRLRRKAFLELLRTDPELSLNLIQILARRLREADHQLEEAAAGPVPERLLRVLRRLALQEPVPTSTPPGTPQRLRVTQDELASMVATTRESVNRALGRLETRGLVLGRHRGGLLVDRRRILALFPEDA